A genomic window from Caldicellulosiruptor kronotskyensis 2002 includes:
- a CDS encoding ABC transporter substrate-binding protein has translation MKFLRKISIVVALVFIISAVLGGIVPVSSQKVEGASKKVVTFTMFSADATVQYHPDIFSTAIGQEITKRTGVRLKIEHFVGMDQATKISLMLASGDLPDLVYGSGEHKQFIQNKALVPLDNYIQKYGQWTKKAYSQADLRKLRQADGHIYFLSYTRGEVSPSASGEGLYVMIDMLQKNNWPRLKYWEDLVPMLRNYVKKYPKYKGMPVIGMSAITEGARFYVIQDPATGLNGLIADTVQVDPKTYKASYDPAGIGMYKAYKALNALWNEGLFDKEAFVQTYDQWAAKVAQGRVVTSWGRSWHFNTAFNTLRKNGEDDRILVPFGIVFKGVKKSRYVMLQSIGTRDGISITKKCKDPVRAFQFLDQMLNPDIQKLMFWGIKGRDYLVDNKGKMYRTQAMIDKARDPVYQKQEGLGYWNIWPRWQLKLPDGNYVKPELDPDIAYMQWAPAQKKVLEAYKAKTFVEPPFADEPECPPWGYAWEINVPPEKQKEIQVPLNIANDLARKYIPMLIMAPKGKYDEVWNKYKAEVRSKINTKPIEEFYTQEMRQRMADWYGIKVK, from the coding sequence TTGAAATTTTTAAGAAAAATTTCGATTGTGGTAGCGCTTGTTTTCATTATTTCCGCGGTGCTGGGTGGGATTGTACCTGTATCTTCCCAGAAGGTTGAAGGTGCATCAAAAAAGGTTGTAACTTTTACAATGTTTAGTGCAGATGCGACAGTACAATATCACCCAGATATCTTCAGTACTGCTATTGGGCAAGAGATTACAAAAAGGACAGGCGTAAGATTGAAAATCGAACACTTTGTAGGAATGGACCAGGCAACAAAGATATCACTTATGCTTGCATCTGGTGATTTACCAGACTTGGTTTATGGCAGTGGTGAGCACAAACAATTTATTCAGAACAAAGCTTTAGTTCCGCTTGATAACTACATTCAAAAATATGGTCAGTGGACAAAGAAGGCGTACTCTCAGGCAGATTTGAGGAAACTTCGCCAAGCTGATGGACATATTTATTTCTTGAGCTACACAAGAGGTGAAGTGTCACCTAGTGCAAGTGGTGAAGGTTTATATGTAATGATTGACATGTTACAAAAGAATAACTGGCCAAGATTAAAGTACTGGGAAGATTTGGTACCAATGTTAAGAAATTATGTTAAGAAATATCCAAAGTACAAAGGTATGCCTGTAATAGGCATGTCAGCAATTACAGAAGGCGCAAGATTCTATGTAATTCAAGATCCTGCAACAGGTTTGAATGGTCTTATAGCAGATACTGTACAAGTTGATCCGAAAACATATAAAGCAAGCTATGACCCTGCAGGAATAGGAATGTACAAAGCTTACAAGGCGCTAAATGCTCTGTGGAATGAAGGTTTGTTTGATAAAGAGGCATTTGTTCAGACATATGACCAGTGGGCTGCGAAAGTTGCTCAAGGTAGAGTTGTGACAAGCTGGGGAAGGTCATGGCACTTTAACACAGCATTCAATACACTACGAAAGAATGGCGAAGATGATAGAATCCTTGTTCCATTTGGCATTGTATTTAAAGGGGTTAAAAAATCAAGATATGTGATGCTTCAGTCAATTGGAACAAGAGATGGCATAAGCATTACAAAGAAGTGTAAAGATCCTGTAAGAGCATTCCAGTTCTTAGACCAAATGCTCAATCCAGATATTCAGAAACTTATGTTCTGGGGTATTAAAGGAAGAGATTATCTTGTTGACAATAAAGGTAAGATGTACAGAACACAAGCTATGATTGACAAAGCAAGAGACCCTGTTTACCAGAAACAAGAAGGGCTTGGCTACTGGAACATCTGGCCAAGATGGCAGCTCAAGCTTCCAGATGGAAATTATGTAAAACCTGAACTTGATCCAGATATTGCATATATGCAATGGGCACCAGCACAAAAGAAAGTGCTTGAAGCATACAAAGCAAAAACATTTGTTGAACCACCATTTGCTGATGAACCTGAATGTCCACCTTGGGGATATGCATGGGAGATCAACGTTCCACCTGAAAAGCAAAAAGAAATCCAGGTTCCACTCAACATTGCTAACGACCTTGCAAGGAAGTATATACCAATGCTTATAATGGCTCCAAAGGGCAAGTATGATGAGGTATGGAACAAATACAAAGCAGAGGTTAGATCAAAGATTAACACAAAACCAATTGAAGAGTTCTATACACAGGAAATGAGACAGAGAATGGCAGATTGGTACGGGATTAAAGTTAAGTAA
- a CDS encoding uroporphyrinogen decarboxylase family protein: MDLSKFDVKKFWEENDFCRLNFDKKTRIPIHFWLDDHFLFELVGPFSTVDYYSDKSYRLQIHKKANEILEKELGRRFYSEEELDPLEPTRFEVVMGSKVVISEGGTPWLEPAVESLDEVKSFIEKMERIDVKKVITPELLKAKEDYEKATGKKLKWGHMTRGPATIATSLLGTTNLCILLMDEPELMDIFFEILKEKLVEYIKNLRGYCNVEYDGIAINDDNCFLFSPKLYERYCAPILESLFKNFAPRKEDTRYQHSDSNMQHLLPILNDLGVNSVNFGPEIHPATIRKFMPNALIYGQMPPFILRNGSAEEIIEYVKRDMQVLKDDGNFIETPAGSVASGTPLENIKIYMWAVQEYGKI, from the coding sequence GTGGACTTATCTAAATTTGATGTAAAAAAATTCTGGGAAGAAAATGATTTTTGTAGGCTTAATTTTGACAAAAAAACAAGGATTCCTATCCACTTTTGGCTTGATGACCATTTTCTGTTTGAGCTGGTGGGTCCTTTTTCAACAGTTGATTATTATTCTGACAAATCATACAGACTTCAAATTCATAAAAAAGCTAATGAAATTTTGGAAAAAGAGCTTGGCAGAAGATTTTATTCAGAAGAAGAGCTTGACCCTCTAGAACCAACAAGATTTGAGGTTGTAATGGGTTCAAAGGTTGTGATATCAGAAGGTGGAACGCCTTGGCTCGAGCCTGCAGTTGAAAGTTTAGATGAGGTAAAAAGTTTTATAGAAAAAATGGAGAGGATTGATGTAAAAAAGGTGATTACACCTGAACTTTTGAAAGCAAAAGAAGATTATGAAAAAGCGACAGGGAAGAAGCTAAAATGGGGGCATATGACAAGAGGACCTGCTACAATTGCAACAAGTTTGTTAGGTACAACAAATCTTTGTATACTTTTGATGGATGAACCCGAGTTGATGGATATATTTTTTGAGATTTTGAAAGAAAAACTTGTGGAGTATATAAAAAATTTAAGAGGTTATTGTAACGTTGAATATGATGGAATTGCAATTAACGATGATAACTGTTTTTTATTTTCGCCCAAGTTATATGAAAGATACTGTGCACCTATTTTAGAGAGTTTGTTTAAAAATTTTGCACCAAGAAAAGAAGATACTCGCTATCAACATTCGGATAGCAATATGCAGCACCTACTTCCTATTTTAAATGACCTTGGAGTAAATAGCGTTAATTTTGGGCCTGAAATTCACCCTGCAACGATAAGAAAGTTTATGCCAAATGCATTGATTTATGGACAGATGCCACCATTTATATTGAGAAATGGGAGTGCAGAAGAAATTATCGAGTACGTAAAAAGAGATATGCAAGTTTTAAAAGATGATGGAAACTTTATCGAAACACCAGCAGGTTCTGTTGCATCAGGTACTCCTCTTGAAAATATAAAAATATACATGTGGGCAGTTCAAGAATATGGAAAAATATAG
- a CDS encoding ABC transporter substrate-binding protein: MSKKLKSFACFICFVFIFSTLVTFPSLKSDSVKAASSNQPVKTLTFFYGDSNADPHPDLFSTPIGKEITKLTGVKLKIEYLAGQDEATKIGLMLASGDLPDLIHGHQEHGKLIEAGVLVPLDNYIQKYGKYCKQIYTDKDLKRLRQKDGKIYFLSPYRNEITPDLKPDGFWLPIDLLEKAKWPKVRYWEDYQQLIRDYVKKNPTIDGKPTIGFTFITESWRFFTLENPPSYLMGYQNDGDVIVDPKTYTAKVYSTMEGSRRYYKDLNKMWKEGLIDKEVFVQNYDTYLSKIAQGRVVGFYDQWWQFGYDAEASLKNAKKYNRMHISFPVVYKGVQRARYLMIQPIGARDGISITKKCKDPVTAFKFLDKLCSLEAQKLMYWGIKGVDYSVDKNGKMYLTDKQKKQREDPVYRKKQGLGYWWVFPHAYLKLQDGNYREPGFDPEYVYKNFSPAEKKVLDAYKAKYFMQPPFTDPPLETPYGFAWEINIPADKPQVTIAQQKMSEVRRKYLPQLVMAKTDADFDRIWKEFVQAFEKTNYKVYEQFKTEMIRWRVKNWN; this comes from the coding sequence ATGTCAAAAAAATTAAAATCGTTTGCTTGTTTTATTTGTTTTGTGTTCATTTTTTCAACTCTTGTTACATTCCCAAGTTTAAAATCTGATTCTGTGAAAGCGGCTTCAAGCAATCAACCCGTAAAGACATTGACATTTTTCTATGGAGATTCAAATGCAGATCCTCATCCAGACCTGTTTAGCACTCCTATTGGTAAAGAAATTACAAAGCTTACAGGTGTAAAACTCAAAATCGAATACTTAGCAGGACAGGATGAGGCGACAAAGATTGGTCTTATGTTAGCATCTGGTGATTTGCCAGATTTGATTCATGGTCATCAGGAGCATGGAAAGTTAATAGAAGCTGGTGTATTGGTACCACTTGATAACTATATTCAAAAATACGGGAAATATTGTAAACAGATTTACACTGATAAAGATCTCAAAAGACTCAGACAGAAAGATGGAAAAATTTATTTCTTGTCTCCTTACAGAAACGAAATAACTCCAGACTTAAAACCAGATGGTTTCTGGCTACCAATTGATCTTCTTGAAAAAGCAAAATGGCCGAAGGTAAGGTATTGGGAGGACTATCAGCAGCTCATTAGAGATTATGTAAAGAAAAATCCAACTATTGATGGCAAACCTACTATAGGATTCACATTTATAACAGAAAGCTGGAGATTCTTTACATTAGAAAATCCGCCTTCATATCTTATGGGATATCAAAATGACGGTGATGTGATAGTTGATCCAAAAACTTACACAGCAAAAGTATATTCAACAATGGAAGGTTCAAGAAGATACTATAAAGATTTGAATAAGATGTGGAAAGAAGGGCTTATTGACAAAGAGGTATTCGTTCAAAACTATGACACATATCTTTCCAAGATTGCTCAGGGTAGAGTTGTAGGATTCTATGATCAGTGGTGGCAATTTGGATATGATGCAGAGGCTTCACTGAAGAATGCAAAGAAATACAATAGAATGCATATTTCATTCCCAGTTGTTTACAAAGGTGTTCAAAGAGCAAGATATCTTATGATTCAGCCGATTGGCGCAAGAGATGGTATTAGCATAACAAAGAAGTGTAAAGACCCTGTCACAGCATTTAAGTTCTTGGACAAACTGTGCTCTTTAGAAGCTCAAAAACTTATGTATTGGGGAATAAAAGGTGTTGATTACAGTGTAGACAAAAACGGAAAAATGTACCTAACAGATAAACAGAAAAAACAGAGAGAAGACCCTGTTTACAGGAAGAAACAAGGTCTTGGATACTGGTGGGTATTTCCACATGCATATTTGAAGCTGCAGGATGGAAATTACAGAGAGCCAGGATTTGACCCAGAGTATGTATACAAGAACTTCTCACCAGCTGAAAAGAAAGTTCTCGATGCATATAAAGCTAAATACTTCATGCAACCTCCATTTACAGATCCTCCACTTGAAACACCTTATGGATTTGCATGGGAAATCAATATTCCTGCTGATAAGCCTCAAGTTACAATTGCTCAACAGAAGATGAGCGAAGTGAGAAGAAAATATCTACCACAACTTGTAATGGCAAAGACAGATGCAGATTTTGATAGAATATGGAAAGAATTTGTTCAGGCATTTGAAAAAACAAATTACAAAGTTTATGAGCAGTTCAAGACAGAAATGATTCGCTGGAGAGTAAAGAATTGGAACTAA